A DNA window from Pseudodesulfovibrio thermohalotolerans contains the following coding sequences:
- the clpA gene encoding ATP-dependent Clp protease ATP-binding subunit ClpA has translation MLSKELESALTSAVNEVKRRNHEFLTLEHLLYAISIEEQGEEILEACGAEMDRLRDQLGRFFVENMETLPEGTESEVIQTLGVRRVLQRAVWQKKASGKNTVEVGDVLAAMFDEEDSYAVYFLRTHDVSRLDILEFISHGMSMHDDWSDMGDEPLSKPDGLDGRPGEKKSPLKEFTVNLTDRAAQGLIDPLIGRSAELERTIQVLSRRRKNNPIFVGDPGVGKTAMAEGLALMIVEGRVPKEFINAEVYSLDMGSLLAGTKYRGDFEARLKGVLGELKQNRDAILFVDEIHTIVGAGSVSGGSMDASNILKPLLQSGEIRCIGSTTFEEYKNHFEKDRALSRRFQKIEISEPTVEETIAILKGLQSHYEEFHGVNYTHFALKAAAELSERHITDRYLPDKAIDVMDEVGALYKLSGRPRKGDRIKVSDVEKVVARMARIPARRLTMSDRERLKSLESDLKSVVFGQDEAVAALAKSIKRSRAGMRQIGRPVGSFLLTGPTGVGKTELARQLAQVLGIGFLRFDMSEYMEKHAVARLIGAPPGYVGFDQGGLLTEGVRKKPHCVVLFDEIEKAHPDVFNILLQVMDYATLTDNNGRKADFRHVILLMTSNAGAREMSKGAIGFKRDENADRQGEAMKALERLFSPEFRNRLDSIVTFRSLEQPVMEQIVNKFIKELNDQLQDRRVVIALTDAARARLAELGHDATMGARPMGRVIQTEIKDVIADELLFGALTKGGVVSVDVVGKGKKSKKLPLVGESGEFMFSFDAAGAKR, from the coding sequence AAGGCACCGAGTCCGAGGTCATTCAGACCCTGGGCGTGCGCCGCGTGCTGCAGCGCGCCGTGTGGCAGAAAAAGGCTTCGGGCAAGAACACCGTCGAGGTGGGCGATGTCCTGGCCGCCATGTTTGACGAGGAGGACTCCTACGCGGTCTATTTTCTGCGTACCCACGACGTGTCCAGGCTCGATATTTTGGAGTTTATCTCCCACGGCATGTCCATGCACGACGACTGGAGCGACATGGGCGACGAGCCGCTGTCCAAGCCCGACGGTCTGGATGGCCGTCCGGGAGAGAAGAAAAGTCCGCTCAAGGAATTCACGGTCAACCTGACCGACCGGGCCGCCCAGGGGCTCATTGATCCGCTCATCGGCCGCAGCGCAGAATTGGAGCGGACCATCCAGGTCCTTTCCCGTCGCCGCAAGAACAATCCCATTTTCGTGGGCGATCCGGGCGTGGGCAAGACCGCCATGGCCGAAGGGCTGGCCCTGATGATCGTGGAGGGCCGGGTTCCCAAGGAATTCATCAACGCCGAAGTCTATAGCCTGGACATGGGGTCGCTTTTGGCGGGCACCAAGTACCGGGGCGACTTCGAGGCGCGGCTCAAGGGCGTTCTTGGCGAGCTGAAGCAGAACCGCGACGCCATCCTGTTCGTGGACGAAATTCATACCATCGTGGGCGCGGGGTCGGTCTCCGGCGGCTCCATGGACGCTTCCAACATCCTCAAGCCTCTGTTGCAGTCCGGCGAAATCCGTTGCATCGGCTCGACCACCTTTGAGGAATACAAGAACCATTTCGAGAAGGACCGCGCCTTGTCGCGCCGGTTCCAGAAGATTGAGATAAGCGAGCCCACCGTGGAGGAGACCATCGCCATCCTCAAGGGATTGCAGTCCCACTACGAGGAGTTTCACGGCGTCAACTATACCCACTTCGCCCTCAAGGCGGCGGCCGAGCTGTCCGAACGGCACATTACGGATCGCTATCTGCCGGACAAGGCTATTGACGTCATGGATGAAGTCGGTGCGCTGTACAAGCTCTCCGGCCGTCCCCGCAAGGGCGACCGCATCAAGGTGTCGGACGTGGAGAAGGTCGTGGCCCGCATGGCCCGTATCCCCGCACGGCGGCTGACCATGTCAGACCGCGAGCGGCTGAAGAGTCTGGAGAGCGATCTCAAGTCCGTGGTTTTCGGCCAGGACGAGGCCGTGGCGGCCTTGGCCAAGTCCATCAAGCGTTCCCGCGCGGGTATGCGCCAGATTGGCCGCCCGGTGGGCAGTTTCCTGCTGACCGGCCCGACCGGCGTGGGCAAGACCGAGCTGGCCCGTCAACTGGCCCAGGTGCTCGGCATCGGGTTCCTGCGTTTCGACATGTCCGAGTACATGGAAAAACATGCCGTGGCGCGGCTCATCGGCGCGCCTCCGGGCTATGTCGGGTTCGACCAGGGCGGGCTGCTGACCGAAGGCGTGCGCAAGAAGCCGCACTGCGTGGTCCTGTTCGACGAGATCGAGAAGGCTCACCCCGACGTTTTCAATATCCTGCTCCAGGTCATGGACTACGCCACCCTGACCGACAACAATGGGCGCAAGGCGGACTTCCGCCATGTCATCCTGCTGATGACCTCGAACGCGGGCGCGCGTGAAATGTCCAAGGGCGCCATCGGGTTCAAGCGCGACGAGAACGCCGATCGCCAAGGCGAGGCCATGAAGGCGCTGGAACGGCTCTTCAGCCCCGAGTTCCGCAACCGTCTGGACTCCATCGTGACCTTCCGGTCACTGGAACAGCCGGTCATGGAGCAGATCGTGAACAAGTTCATCAAGGAGCTCAACGACCAGTTGCAGGATCGCCGCGTAGTGATAGCCCTGACCGACGCGGCCCGGGCGCGGCTGGCCGAACTCGGCCACGACGCCACCATGGGCGCGCGTCCCATGGGTCGGGTCATCCAGACCGAGATCAAGGACGTTATCGCGGACGAGCTGCTCTTCGGCGCGCTGACCAAGGGCGGCGTTGTCTCCGTGGATGTAGTTGGAAAGGGTAAGAAATCGAAGAAGCTGCCACTTGTCGGCGAGTCCGGGGAGTTTATGTTCTCCTTCGACGCCGCTGGTGCGAAACGATAG
- the ligA gene encoding NAD-dependent DNA ligase LigA produces the protein MVSQSVVERVAFLREKIEYHNHCYYVLDAPEISDQEFDELFRELAALEAEYPELDDPNSPTKRVGGEPAEGFTPYEHALRLYSLDNAMDLDAWYAFAERVAKGVDRSDVAYWADPKMDGLALEVIYEGGRFVRAATRGDGLVGEDVTANMRTVMNLPLTLRGDNVPELLEVRGEVVMANKDFAALNARQAEKGEKVFANPRNAAAGTIRQLDPKVAASRPLRFMAYGVGRVERSEADVEWATQQELMEGLRALGFAIPSQVKLCRSAREVGEYFQELMDMRDTLPFEIDGMVAKVNDREMQDALGYTSRAPRWALALKFPAHQTKTRLNAIRIQVGRTGVLTPVAELEPVELAGVVVSNATLHNKGYIEERDFRVGDTVLIQRAGDVIPQVLSVALEARPEHAESFAFPMVCPVCESKAVEDGERVVCTNPACPAKTVQRLIHFVSKAGMDMEGVGKSWVRKLAEDGVLNSPADLFTLKKTDLLKYGGMGDKSAENFIAAIEKAKTAAPLWRLVAGLGIRHIGEQAARTLAGRFKDLDEMFGATLEDLTELDGVGEKMAESVLDFRVDPANRRMVEQFRELGVWPQGGEGAAAAEPSEGHSLAGKVFIFTGTLPVKRDEAQAMVEALGGVSVKSISKKVDYVVAGEKAGSKVAKAEALGLEVIDFDAFQALLGGKTANKPKSLLDF, from the coding sequence ATGGTTTCCCAAAGCGTTGTCGAGCGCGTGGCATTTCTGCGCGAAAAAATCGAGTATCACAACCACTGTTACTACGTCCTGGACGCCCCCGAGATATCGGACCAGGAGTTTGACGAGCTGTTCCGCGAGCTGGCCGCACTTGAGGCGGAGTACCCGGAGTTGGATGATCCCAATTCGCCTACCAAACGGGTGGGCGGCGAACCTGCCGAGGGGTTCACCCCCTACGAGCACGCCCTGCGGCTTTATTCCCTGGACAACGCCATGGACCTGGATGCCTGGTACGCCTTTGCCGAGCGCGTGGCCAAAGGCGTGGACCGGTCCGACGTGGCCTACTGGGCCGATCCGAAGATGGACGGCCTGGCTCTTGAGGTCATCTACGAAGGCGGGCGATTCGTGCGCGCCGCCACCCGCGGCGATGGCCTGGTGGGCGAGGATGTGACCGCCAACATGCGCACGGTCATGAATCTGCCTCTGACCCTGCGCGGCGACAACGTTCCCGAACTGCTTGAGGTGCGCGGAGAGGTCGTCATGGCCAACAAGGATTTTGCGGCCCTCAATGCGCGTCAGGCCGAAAAGGGCGAAAAGGTCTTCGCCAATCCGCGTAACGCGGCCGCCGGAACCATCCGCCAGCTCGACCCCAAGGTGGCCGCTTCCCGGCCGCTGCGCTTCATGGCCTACGGCGTGGGCCGGGTGGAGCGGAGCGAAGCGGACGTCGAATGGGCCACCCAGCAGGAACTTATGGAAGGGCTGCGCGCCCTTGGGTTTGCCATTCCCTCCCAGGTCAAGCTCTGCCGTTCCGCACGGGAAGTGGGCGAGTACTTTCAGGAGTTGATGGATATGCGGGATACGCTGCCTTTTGAGATCGACGGCATGGTAGCCAAGGTCAACGACCGCGAGATGCAGGATGCGCTTGGCTACACCTCCCGCGCGCCGCGTTGGGCGTTGGCGCTGAAATTTCCGGCTCACCAGACCAAGACCCGGCTCAACGCCATCCGCATTCAGGTGGGGCGCACCGGTGTGCTCACCCCGGTGGCCGAGCTTGAGCCCGTCGAGTTGGCCGGGGTCGTGGTCTCCAACGCCACCCTGCACAACAAGGGGTATATTGAGGAGCGGGATTTTCGCGTTGGCGACACGGTCCTTATCCAGCGGGCGGGCGACGTTATTCCGCAGGTCCTTTCCGTGGCCCTGGAAGCGCGGCCGGAACATGCCGAATCCTTTGCCTTCCCCATGGTCTGTCCGGTTTGCGAGAGCAAGGCGGTGGAGGACGGAGAGCGAGTGGTCTGCACCAATCCCGCCTGTCCGGCCAAGACCGTGCAGCGGCTTATCCATTTTGTCTCCAAAGCGGGTATGGATATGGAAGGCGTGGGCAAGTCCTGGGTCCGCAAGCTGGCCGAGGACGGCGTTTTGAATAGTCCGGCCGATCTCTTTACCTTGAAGAAGACCGATCTGCTCAAGTACGGGGGCATGGGCGACAAATCGGCTGAGAATTTCATCGCCGCCATCGAGAAAGCCAAGACGGCGGCCCCTTTGTGGCGGCTTGTCGCCGGGCTGGGCATCCGCCATATAGGCGAACAGGCCGCCCGTACCCTGGCCGGCCGGTTCAAGGACCTCGACGAGATGTTCGGGGCCACTCTTGAAGACCTGACCGAGCTGGACGGAGTGGGCGAAAAAATGGCCGAATCCGTTCTGGATTTTCGGGTCGATCCCGCAAACCGCCGGATGGTTGAGCAGTTCCGTGAACTGGGCGTCTGGCCCCAAGGCGGGGAGGGCGCTGCCGCCGCCGAGCCGTCGGAAGGACATTCCCTGGCGGGCAAGGTCTTCATCTTTACCGGCACTCTGCCCGTGAAGCGCGATGAGGCCCAGGCCATGGTCGAGGCCCTGGGCGGCGTTTCGGTCAAGTCCATCTCGAAGAAGGTGGACTATGTGGTGGCTGGTGAAAAGGCCGGGTCCAAGGTCGCCAAGGCCGAGGCCCTGGGGCTGGAAGTCATTGACTTCGACGCCTTCCAGGCATTACTCGGAGGCAAGACCGCGAACAAGCCGAAGTCTCTTCTGGACTTCTAG
- the aat gene encoding leucyl/phenylalanyl-tRNA--protein transferase, with product MTIYRLFDEPVFPDPEEAEPDGLLAVGGDLSPERLLTAYANGIFPWYCEESPILWWSTNPRLALIPEELHVPRSLRRTINRETFTFTLDTHFETVIRRCACCPRPGQEGTWIVDEMIEAYSLLHRLGYAHSVEAWQGDALVGGLYGVSLGSVFFGESMFYSVPDASKAAFAVFVEQLRKWRFTLIDCQQTTKHLLRFGARELQRFRFLAKLREGMDAPTREGVWRFDDRE from the coding sequence ATGACCATCTACCGCCTGTTTGACGAACCCGTCTTCCCCGACCCTGAAGAGGCCGAGCCGGACGGTTTGCTCGCCGTGGGCGGCGATCTCTCTCCTGAACGGCTGCTCACGGCCTATGCAAATGGCATATTCCCTTGGTATTGTGAGGAATCACCTATACTTTGGTGGTCAACCAACCCCCGGCTTGCGCTTATCCCCGAAGAACTCCACGTGCCGCGCAGTCTGCGTCGGACGATCAACAGGGAAACCTTCACTTTCACACTGGATACGCATTTCGAAACGGTCATTCGGCGGTGCGCCTGTTGCCCCAGGCCGGGGCAGGAAGGCACCTGGATCGTGGACGAGATGATCGAGGCGTACAGCCTTCTGCATCGCCTGGGTTACGCCCACAGCGTGGAGGCGTGGCAGGGGGATGCGCTGGTGGGCGGACTGTATGGGGTGTCCCTCGGGTCGGTGTTCTTCGGCGAATCCATGTTCTACAGCGTGCCGGACGCCTCCAAGGCGGCCTTTGCCGTGTTCGTGGAGCAGTTGCGGAAGTGGCGGTTCACCCTCATCGATTGCCAACAGACCACCAAGCATCTCCTGCGTTTCGGCGCGCGGGAGTTGCAACGGTTCCGTTTCCTCGCCAAGCTCCGCGAGGGTATGGATGCGCCCACCCGCGAAGGGGTGTGGCGTTTCGACGACCGGGAGTGA
- the uvrB gene encoding excinuclease ABC subunit UvrB translates to MPDFKLVSEYTLKGDQPQAVAELVAGLGAGVRDQVLLGATGTGKTFTMANVVAELNRPALVLAPNKTLAAQLYTEFRALFPDNAVEYFVSYYDYYQPEAYLPHSDVYIEKDSSINDDIDKLRHAATHALLTRKDVLIVASVSCIYGLGSPDFYAKMVIPVEEGQTMAMESLLERLVEIHYERNDYDFHRGTFRVRGDVVEIIPAYSREKALRIEFFGDEIDSISETDPLTGEVKDRLRKTVIYPGSHFVSDRDNLDRAVADIRDELQSRLSFLQRNSKLVEAQRLEQRTMYDLETIEELGYCNGIENYSRHLDGRVEGQPPATLLDYFPDDFILFVDESHIALPQVGGMYRGDRSRKTTLVDFGFRLPSALDNRPLNYEEFQERIHQAVYVSATPGPLELDLAQGVVVEQIIRPTGLLDPQLEVRKTQGQIDDLLAECKKRQTKDERVLVTTLTKRMAEDLNDYLNQMGVQSRYLHSDIDTLERMAIIQALRAGEFFVLVGINLLREGLDIPEVSLVAILDGDKEGFLRSTRSLIQTFGRAARNSEGRVILYADKVTDSMAEAMGETERRRARQEEYNLEHGITPTTIRKKVENLFGELSGGGDRSGAVAMAAEDGVYYGADQKTLNKTVKRLEREMREAAKELEFERAAELRDRIARLRERMLELG, encoded by the coding sequence ATGCCGGATTTCAAACTCGTCAGCGAATATACTCTCAAGGGCGATCAGCCCCAGGCCGTTGCCGAACTCGTCGCGGGCCTGGGGGCGGGCGTCAGGGATCAGGTCCTGCTCGGCGCCACGGGCACGGGCAAAACCTTCACCATGGCCAATGTGGTGGCCGAGCTTAACCGTCCGGCTCTGGTTCTGGCTCCCAACAAGACCTTGGCGGCGCAGCTCTACACCGAGTTCCGGGCTCTTTTCCCGGACAATGCTGTCGAATATTTCGTCAGTTATTACGATTACTACCAGCCTGAAGCCTACCTGCCGCACTCGGACGTCTACATCGAGAAGGATTCGTCCATCAACGACGATATCGACAAGCTGCGTCATGCGGCCACCCATGCGCTCCTGACCCGCAAGGATGTGCTCATCGTGGCCTCGGTCTCCTGCATTTATGGATTGGGCTCGCCTGATTTCTACGCCAAGATGGTCATTCCCGTGGAGGAGGGCCAGACCATGGCCATGGAGTCCCTGCTCGAACGATTGGTGGAAATTCACTACGAGCGCAACGACTACGATTTCCATCGCGGCACCTTCCGGGTGCGGGGCGACGTGGTCGAGATCATCCCCGCCTACAGCCGGGAAAAGGCGTTGCGCATCGAATTTTTCGGCGATGAGATTGATTCCATCTCCGAGACCGATCCGCTCACGGGCGAGGTCAAGGACCGGCTGCGGAAGACCGTCATCTACCCCGGCTCCCACTTCGTTTCGGACCGCGACAACCTGGACCGGGCCGTGGCCGATATCCGCGACGAGTTGCAGTCCCGCCTGTCTTTTCTCCAGAGGAACAGTAAGTTGGTGGAGGCCCAGCGTCTGGAACAGCGGACCATGTACGACCTGGAGACCATTGAGGAACTGGGCTACTGCAACGGCATCGAGAACTATTCGCGCCACCTGGACGGCCGCGTCGAGGGGCAGCCTCCCGCGACCCTGCTCGACTATTTCCCGGACGATTTTATCCTGTTCGTGGACGAGTCTCATATCGCCCTGCCGCAGGTGGGGGGCATGTATCGCGGCGACCGCTCGCGCAAAACCACGCTCGTGGATTTCGGTTTCCGTCTGCCGTCCGCGCTCGACAACCGGCCTTTGAATTACGAGGAGTTTCAGGAGCGCATTCATCAGGCCGTGTACGTTTCGGCCACGCCCGGCCCGCTTGAGCTCGACTTGGCTCAGGGCGTTGTGGTGGAGCAGATCATCCGACCAACGGGGCTGCTCGATCCGCAGTTGGAGGTCAGGAAGACGCAGGGACAGATTGACGATTTGCTGGCGGAGTGCAAAAAAAGGCAGACGAAGGACGAGCGTGTCCTGGTGACCACGCTGACCAAGCGCATGGCCGAGGACCTGAACGATTATCTGAATCAGATGGGCGTTCAGTCCCGGTACCTGCATTCGGATATCGACACGCTGGAACGCATGGCCATCATTCAGGCGCTTCGGGCCGGTGAGTTTTTCGTCCTGGTGGGCATCAACCTTCTGCGCGAGGGGCTGGACATCCCCGAGGTGTCCCTGGTGGCCATTCTGGATGGTGACAAGGAAGGGTTCCTGCGCTCCACGCGTTCGCTCATCCAGACTTTCGGGCGGGCCGCCCGGAACTCGGAGGGGCGGGTTATCCTGTACGCGGACAAGGTCACCGATTCCATGGCCGAGGCCATGGGCGAGACCGAGCGCAGGCGGGCCAGGCAGGAGGAGTACAACCTGGAGCACGGCATCACGCCGACCACCATCCGCAAGAAGGTGGAGAACCTCTTCGGTGAACTTTCAGGCGGCGGCGACCGGAGCGGGGCCGTGGCCATGGCCGCCGAGGACGGCGTGTACTACGGGGCGGACCAGAAGACCCTGAACAAGACGGTCAAGCGGCTGGAGCGGGAAATGCGCGAGGCCGCCAAGGAACTGGAGTTCGAGCGGGCGGCGGAGCTTAGGGACCGCATCGCCCGACTTCGCGAGCGCATGTTGGAATTGGGGTAA
- a CDS encoding potassium channel family protein, with the protein MKGNFHRRMLRLRARLGSFWSILLGVVYLCMIFMLGIGFYMIYEHWDLASSFYMVVITLSTVGFMEVNQLSPEGRVFTAFLIMLGVGGFVYIAGAFAQVLIDGRLQILWGKHRMMKMISKLRNHFIVCGHGRIGSIVVQEIMADGHDVVVIENDPALIDKMEQDGILCIEGDATSDAVLLSAGLPYAKSLISAVTSEAANVYVTLTARQLNPSIIIVARAGDKSHISRLELAGADRVVMPHFIGGLRMAQNVLRPTVTNFIELAVRGGIDLQMEELPVSPDSELVGKDLIDSKIRANFNLIIIAIKKESGEMVFNPGPKEVIRANDTLLAVGKKTNLAELLEIL; encoded by the coding sequence ATGAAAGGCAATTTTCATCGACGGATGTTGCGTCTGCGCGCCCGGCTGGGCTCCTTCTGGAGCATTCTGCTCGGCGTGGTTTATCTCTGCATGATTTTCATGCTCGGCATCGGTTTCTATATGATTTACGAGCATTGGGACCTGGCCAGCTCATTCTACATGGTGGTCATCACTCTCTCCACCGTGGGGTTCATGGAGGTCAACCAGCTTTCTCCGGAAGGGCGCGTATTTACGGCTTTCCTGATTATGCTCGGCGTGGGCGGTTTCGTGTATATCGCGGGCGCGTTCGCCCAAGTGCTCATAGACGGGCGATTGCAAATACTGTGGGGTAAGCACAGAATGATGAAGATGATCAGCAAGTTGAGAAACCATTTCATCGTTTGCGGCCACGGCCGCATCGGCAGCATCGTGGTCCAGGAGATCATGGCCGACGGCCACGACGTGGTGGTCATCGAGAACGACCCGGCCCTCATCGACAAGATGGAACAGGACGGCATCCTGTGCATCGAAGGCGACGCTACCAGCGACGCGGTGCTTCTGAGCGCAGGGCTGCCCTATGCCAAGTCTCTCATTTCGGCCGTGACCAGCGAGGCGGCCAACGTCTACGTCACCCTGACGGCGCGGCAGCTCAACCCATCCATAATCATTGTGGCCCGGGCAGGGGACAAGTCACACATCTCCCGGCTGGAACTGGCGGGGGCGGACCGCGTGGTCATGCCGCATTTTATCGGCGGATTGCGTATGGCTCAGAACGTCCTGCGGCCCACCGTGACCAACTTCATCGAGCTGGCCGTACGCGGCGGCATTGATCTCCAGATGGAGGAACTGCCCGTATCGCCTGATTCCGAATTGGTTGGGAAGGACCTGATCGACTCCAAGATCCGGGCCAATTTCAATCTCATCATCATCGCCATCAAGAAGGAATCCGGGGAGATGGTCTTCAACCCCGGCCCCAAGGAGGTCATCAGGGCGAACGATACCCTGCTGGCCGTGGGCAAGAAGACCAACCTGGCTGAACTTCTAGAAATTTTGTAA
- the dapB gene encoding 4-hydroxy-tetrahydrodipicolinate reductase — MTVDVVILGAKGRMGNTLINMALADEELNLVGACERKGNTDGLVYENCQVSDSLEDLLPKVPGAVIVDFTAPEASVAMAKTAARFGNPAVVGTTGLNPEQQAELAEAAKQVPLFWAPNMSVGINVLLKVLPQLVQALGEDYDMEMVETHHRMKKDSPSGTALKLAQCLAEARGWDYDEVKKHCRDGIIGERPKKEIGVQTLRGGDVVGDHTMFFFGPGERIEITHRAHSRETFASGALRAAKWLARQKPGKLYAMADIF, encoded by the coding sequence ATGACAGTCGATGTCGTCATCCTGGGTGCCAAGGGCCGCATGGGCAACACCCTTATCAACATGGCCCTGGCCGACGAGGAACTGAATCTGGTGGGCGCGTGCGAGCGCAAGGGCAACACGGACGGGCTGGTCTACGAGAACTGCCAGGTCTCCGACAGTCTGGAAGACCTGCTGCCCAAGGTCCCGGGCGCGGTGATCGTCGATTTCACTGCCCCCGAAGCCTCTGTCGCGATGGCCAAGACCGCCGCCCGGTTCGGCAATCCCGCAGTGGTCGGCACCACGGGCCTGAATCCCGAGCAACAGGCCGAGTTGGCCGAAGCCGCCAAGCAGGTCCCGCTCTTCTGGGCACCAAATATGTCCGTGGGCATCAATGTCCTGCTCAAGGTCCTTCCTCAGCTCGTCCAGGCTTTGGGCGAAGACTACGACATGGAGATGGTCGAGACCCATCACAGGATGAAGAAGGATTCTCCGAGCGGCACCGCCTTGAAGCTGGCCCAATGCCTGGCCGAAGCGCGTGGCTGGGATTACGACGAGGTCAAGAAGCACTGCCGCGACGGCATCATCGGCGAGCGGCCCAAAAAAGAGATCGGCGTGCAGACCCTGCGCGGCGGCGACGTGGTCGGCGATCACACCATGTTCTTCTTCGGTCCCGGCGAGCGTATCGAAATCACCCACCGTGCCCACTCGCGTGAAACATTCGCCTCCGGCGCGTTGCGCGCCGCCAAGTGGCTGGCACGACAGAAACCCGGCAAGCTCTACGCCATGGCCGACATATTCTAG
- the cls gene encoding cardiolipin synthase: MVSLFYTLMEITAIVTAIIAVRETRTPQGAVAWAISLVTLPILSLPLYWIFGRSKFHGYVDAMRSGRAEFQRHIGTRHQVPSLPPLAERKRRHSPDTVFETLAESPFLDGNDVELLVNGPDTFKALFAGIEAAEQYVLIQFYIVRDDALGKQLGDLLIRKAREGVRVLFLYDELGSYKTPSAYWEAMQAAGIKAFPFHTTRGAGNRFQLNFRNHRKIVVIDGHTAYVGGHNVGVEYLGGKDNGYGGWRDTHARISGPAVLPIQVCFGKDWYWATSEVPDIDLTMSPQRGQAQILALPTGPVDARENCSLMFIQAIDSAKERFWIASPYFVPDSSVMKALQMAAMRGVDVRIMLPRKPDHILVHLAAYACLKELALPGIRVFRYDEGFLHQKVFLADDTLSAVGTANLDNRSFRLNFELTMLVKDPAFAKTVEAMFRNDFNHCTETGPSEYDGKDLVRQTVIRFARLLSPIL; this comes from the coding sequence TTGGTTAGCCTTTTCTATACCCTCATGGAGATAACGGCCATCGTCACGGCCATCATCGCCGTGCGCGAAACGCGTACCCCGCAAGGCGCCGTCGCCTGGGCCATATCCCTTGTTACCCTCCCGATCCTTTCCCTTCCTCTCTACTGGATCTTCGGCCGGTCCAAATTCCACGGCTACGTGGACGCCATGCGCTCCGGCCGGGCGGAGTTTCAACGGCACATCGGCACTCGGCACCAAGTGCCTTCCCTTCCTCCCCTTGCCGAACGCAAACGCCGCCATTCGCCGGACACGGTTTTCGAGACCCTGGCCGAATCGCCCTTTCTCGACGGCAACGACGTGGAACTTCTGGTGAACGGCCCAGACACCTTCAAGGCCCTTTTCGCGGGGATCGAGGCGGCCGAACAGTACGTCCTCATACAGTTCTACATCGTCCGCGACGACGCGCTCGGCAAACAGCTCGGGGACCTGCTCATCCGCAAGGCCCGCGAAGGCGTCCGCGTCCTCTTCCTTTATGACGAACTGGGCAGCTACAAAACCCCGTCAGCATACTGGGAGGCCATGCAGGCCGCCGGGATCAAGGCATTTCCCTTCCATACCACGCGTGGTGCGGGCAACAGGTTCCAGCTCAACTTCCGCAATCACCGCAAGATCGTCGTCATAGACGGGCACACTGCCTATGTCGGCGGACACAACGTGGGCGTCGAATACCTCGGGGGTAAGGATAACGGCTACGGAGGCTGGCGCGACACCCATGCCCGGATTTCCGGTCCGGCCGTGCTCCCGATCCAGGTCTGCTTCGGCAAGGACTGGTACTGGGCCACCAGCGAGGTGCCGGACATCGACCTGACCATGTCCCCCCAGCGAGGCCAAGCCCAAATACTGGCCCTGCCCACCGGCCCGGTGGACGCGCGGGAAAACTGCTCGCTCATGTTTATCCAGGCCATCGACTCGGCCAAGGAGCGGTTCTGGATCGCCAGCCCCTACTTCGTACCCGACAGCTCGGTCATGAAAGCCTTGCAAATGGCCGCCATGCGCGGCGTGGACGTGCGGATCATGCTCCCCAGAAAACCGGACCACATCCTGGTCCATCTCGCGGCCTACGCCTGTCTGAAGGAACTGGCCCTGCCCGGCATCCGCGTCTTCCGCTACGACGAGGGTTTCCTCCACCAGAAAGTCTTCCTGGCCGACGACACCTTGTCGGCCGTGGGCACCGCGAACCTCGACAACCGCTCATTCAGGCTCAATTTCGAACTCACCATGCTGGTGAAGGACCCCGCCTTCGCCAAGACCGTCGAAGCCATGTTCCGCAACGACTTCAACCATTGCACCGAAACCGGCCCCAGCGAATACGACGGAAAAGACCTCGTCCGACAGACCGTCATCCGCTTCGCCCGTCTGTTGTCGCCCATTCTGTAG